The genomic interval ACCGTCAAAATGTTATTTGAGCAAATAATCTGCATATTGATTGACCATGAAAATAATAGACTATAATAATTAAGCTATAGAAAGAGTAGCTGCTCCATCTGCAAAAGAGACATAACATGTAACAGACAATACAGCTGCAATGATGAATCGACTTGTTGTCAACTATTATCTGTGACTAACTAAACTAAATGTGAATATGTCTTCACTtctctctgaaaaaaaagaaaagattttttgggaTGTTCACAAAACAATTTGAGGACATCATCCTTGCCTTTGGGGAACACTGATTGAcgttcaccattttctgacatttttttgaccaaaCAAGTTATCGATGTATTGAGGAAATAATGAACAGGTTAATATAAATAAGGGTTTGTTGAAGCTCCAGCAGACAATAAAAGCAGTGGTCATGCTACAGCGGTTTGATATTGATCGCAGCAGTTCTCATTGATAAGCACTGAGCCGTTTACAGGAATAGAATAGATATGTACAACAGTGCCGAGCACATTTTAGATGTCATGCAGAAGTAAGACAGTTCCCCCCTGAGTATCGTCTTTTCACCCATGTCCATCATCAGCACTAAAGAGTGCACAAAGACGCTGCAGTGGAGATGTTATTTATGGCCATATGACATCTTAACATATTACAGTTTTAAGCTTATCAGTTGTTTAATGGACCTCAGACTTCAGGCTGCTCACAGAGACACTGATTCGAACATCACATAGTGTTATCAGTGGAGGAGAAAAGGGGAAGTTCTCTCTGGCTATCAGTGcaaatcaaaaaaaacaacaaaaaaagatgaacagagcagagaaaaaagCATGGAGAAGCGAAAAGTGTGCGGGGGGTAGAGGTGAACATTTCACAGATAACTTCCTACTttcaggagaggaggagatctgtgagaaagaaagaagtgaaAGGTTTCAGGTTGAACACCGAAAGGTGTGGGTGTCAACACAACACTGTACGCGTGTGTTTGCCCGCTTGCTCTCCTTCCACAGAAACCGTTTCGTATCATAAATAGAAACCAGACGAGGAGTCATTGGATGAACTTTTGTCCAAAGCTTTAGCTTGCAACCAAAAAGGGGCctcctgttgtgttttggaTATCTCTGAGTTTTAGCAGTTCTACCAAAGAGACATTTTTCTTATAAAGatcttgtattttaatttaattaattgatcgagacccaaaaaagtaaaactatccaatattttcaaaacattctctctcccaactcatcaaatactttGTCAGTGGCCCTAAACGTCAAAATGTGACACTTAGCTACCCCTTTAACATCAGTTTTTGCCGTTCGGGGACAACATATCAATTTGCACTCACTACATgcatgtcttttcaaaataaactttcattCTTACAGAAATGTTTCCGCTTGTTAAATGCACACAGAAAGAAGATGGAAACAGATGCAGAGAATTTCTCGCCAGCAAGAAGTCCTCCTCTCAGAGATCAGCTAAGACAAGCATCTCAGCACAGTTTCTACCTAAACCCACCTCCGCTCTACATCAAGCCCCAAAAATTCTCCCCTCCTCGATACCCCAGCATATCACCTAGCAGAGACACCTTCAGTGCGTTCAGCTCTCCTGCTTTCTTTCCTATGCTTGGCCCCAGTTACGCTCCAAAAGAAGGATCCCAAAAACGCAAAAGAACTCCTTTCAAAATGGACGCTCAGGGAGGTGAATCTCCTGacggaggagcagaggaggcagACGAGAGCAGCAGTAAGAAGTCGGTGCACCTCTCCCACATCCCCTTCTCCCTCCCACCTCGTCCAATTCCGTCCCCGTCTCCTAAACCCATCCCAGGTATGATCGAGCTAAACAGACTGCAGCTTCACCCCAGATCGCCAGGTATGAATCTACCTGTGCAGGTGAAACAGGAGCCTCTCAGTCCCTCCCCAGTTTggcctccctctcctctcctcctccacccaccCTACTTCCCACCTCTCCATCACAGCCTCTTCCCGTACCCCTTTTTCATGCATGGCCCCGTCATGCATCTGTCGCCTGGTTCTTTTTACCCAAGAGAGGAGCTCCGCCCTGGGCACCGTGGCCGTGACGGACCTCACCGTGGCCGTGACGGACCTCCTCGTGGAGGGACAACCAGTGCAGAAAAACTCGGCCTAAATGTTCACGTGGACGACAGTTATTACGTCGACGTGGGTGGAGACCAAAAGAGGTGGAAGTGTCGTATGTGTGAGAAGTCCTACACCTCAAAGTACAACCTGGTCACGCACATCCTGGGGCACAACGGCATCAAGCCGCACGGCTGCCACCTGTGTGGGAAGCTGTTCAAGCAGCTGAgccacctgcacacacacctgctcaccCACCAGGGCATGAGGCCGCACAAGTGCCAGGTGTGCCACAAGGCCTTTACACAGACCAGCCACCTAAAGAGACACATGATGCAGCACAGTGACGTCAAGCCATACAGGTAGATGTTTTATAAgaggtgatttttattttcaactgtcctctttttttttatccttaacTTTCGTTTTATCCACCCCTTCAGTTGCAGTGTCTGCGGCAGAGGTTTTGCTTACCCCAGTGAGCTTCGCGCCCATGAGCTGAAGCATGAGAAAGGACAGGAGAacgtgtgtgttgagtgtggcCTGGATTTCCCCACGCTGGCACAGCTGAAGAGGCACCTGACTGCCCATCGTGGCCCCACCCTATACAGGTAAGCACAAAAATCGTTTCAGgttttgcagatttatttatttatttctgttgaaaacataggaagaaggcaattggcaacaaaagaagaaattacccaaaaatttgaaaaaaagagcctgaaaattattttttaaaagactagaaaaagaaaaacaaagtaaaacaaaaagcaaacaagtaaatgacccagaaaagcatttaaaaattacaaaaatgttaaCAGAATGTAaacgtaattttaaatatgcaattatgataattatatttatagctgttcccttgtttttttaaaaataattttctaaa from Plectropomus leopardus isolate mb chromosome 6, YSFRI_Pleo_2.0, whole genome shotgun sequence carries:
- the znf366 gene encoding zinc finger protein 366, with protein sequence METDAENFSPARSPPLRDQLRQASQHSFYLNPPPLYIKPQKFSPPRYPSISPSRDTFSAFSSPAFFPMLGPSYAPKEGSQKRKRTPFKMDAQGGESPDGGAEEADESSSKKSVHLSHIPFSLPPRPIPSPSPKPIPGMIELNRLQLHPRSPGMNLPVQVKQEPLSPSPVWPPSPLLLHPPYFPPLHHSLFPYPFFMHGPVMHLSPGSFYPREELRPGHRGRDGPHRGRDGPPRGGTTSAEKLGLNVHVDDSYYVDVGGDQKRWKCRMCEKSYTSKYNLVTHILGHNGIKPHGCHLCGKLFKQLSHLHTHLLTHQGMRPHKCQVCHKAFTQTSHLKRHMMQHSDVKPYSCSVCGRGFAYPSELRAHELKHEKGQENVCVECGLDFPTLAQLKRHLTAHRGPTLYRCAECQKTFQYPSQLQNHMMKHKDIRPYICSECGMEFIQSHHLKQHTLTHKGVKEHKCRICGREFTLLANMKRHVLIHTNIRAYQCHMCFKSFVQKQTLKAHMIVHSDIKPYKCKLCGKEFNRMHNLMGHMHLHSDSKPFKCLYCPSKFTLKGNLTRHMKVKHGVMDRGLDERLFRQRGRFCLSTPMDLLTRFSQEEPFDLSQKPPGLPSLRLSQSDGESVPGSSCQEEDEESFYRRSQYSPEMDQHEPAGEDQYIPELAERRQESSADLRSGEKQEEIYQQSLDGQRESAAEGGDQVHLLQSEETSEMAYESESELGDQEYHHETGLCSDSELEELDEAEQSKQVTDDFSDADIDVVDTSQSRAETGERVQHLCTTDFMGVTGSQEEEEDKELKEVDEE